The following proteins are encoded in a genomic region of Syngnathus acus chromosome 22, fSynAcu1.2, whole genome shotgun sequence:
- the slc8a3 gene encoding sodium/calcium exchanger 3 isoform X3: MLLANDVPDRKFTSDEEEAKRIAEMGKPVLGEHAKMEVIIEESYEFKSTVDKLIKKTNLALVVGTNSWREQFMEAITVSADEDEDDAGEERLPSCFDYVMHFLTVFWKVLFACVPPTEYLNGWACFFVSIVIIGLLTAVIGDLASHFGCTIGLKDSVTAVVFVALGTSVPDTFASKVAAVQDTYADAAIGNVTGSNAVNVFLGIGLAWSVAAIYWHNKGKPFVVEAGSLAFSVTLFTIFAFLAITALLYRRRAHIGGELGGPRGHRLATSGFLFSLWFLYILFSSLEAYCHIEGF, from the exons ATGCTGCTTGCCAACG ACGTTCCAGACAGGAAGTTCACATCGGATGAGGAGGAAGCCAAACGCATTGCCGAAATGGGCAAGCCTGTTTTGGGCGAGCACGCCAAGATGGAGGTCATCATTGAAGAATCTTATGAGTTTAAG AGCACCGTGGACAAGCTGATCAAGAAGACCAACCTGGCTCTGGTGGTGGGCACCAATTCATGGAGAGAGCAGTTCATGGAGGCTATCACCGTCAGCGCAG ACGAGGACGAAGACGACGCGGGCGAGGAACGCCTGCCGTCCTGCTTCGACTACGTCATGCACTTCCTGACCGTGTTCTGGAAGGTTCTGTTCGCCTGCGTGCCGCCCACCGAATACCTGAACGGCTGGGCGTGCTTCTTTGTGTCCATCGTCATCATCGGCCTGCTCACGGCCGTCATCGGCGACCTGGCGTCGCATTTCGGCTGCACCATCGGCCTCAAGGACTCGGTCACCGCCGTCGTCTTTGTGGCGCTTGGGACCTCCGTGCCAG ACACGTTTGCCAGCAAGGTGGCGGCGGTGCAGGACACGTACGCCGACGCCGCCATCGGCAACGTGACGGGCAGCAACGCCGTCAACGTGTTCCTGGGCATCGGCCTGGCGTGGTCGGTGGCCGCCATCTACTGGCACAACAAGGGCAAGCCCTTTGTGGTGGAAGCCGGCTCGCTGGCCTTCTCCGTCACGCTCTTCACCATCTTTGCCTTCCTGGCCATCACGGCGCTGCTGTACCGGCGGCGGGCGCACATCGGGGGCGAGCTGGGCGGGCCCCGCGGGCACAGACTGGCCACGTCGGGTTTCTTATTCAGCTTGTGGTTCCTTTACATCCTCTTCTCGAGCCTGGAGGCCTACTGTCATATAGAAGGTTTTTAG